Proteins from a genomic interval of Gemmatimonadales bacterium:
- a CDS encoding T9SS type A sorting domain-containing protein: LTAGSNVACDRGGLLPEAQNAFLMDHAILSPVAFRSGTNAGTASMTTNGNGFIFYLAGYFTLMRMAALPSAGTVWNYRTYTGFITGRAGSYGFDEDVRLAAIPGLRARITYSGSTLDASTTTAEALERVHTVPDPYYVTNALEISSTTKVLQFVNLPAQAIIRIYSLSGVLVNIVSHNDNTGGGAAVWNMRNRNNQFVASGVYFYHVETPDGRRKIGRFTVVNNAQ; this comes from the coding sequence CTCACGGCGGGCTCGAACGTGGCGTGCGACCGCGGCGGTCTGCTGCCCGAGGCGCAGAACGCCTTCCTGATGGACCACGCCATTCTGAGCCCGGTGGCGTTCCGGTCCGGCACCAACGCCGGCACCGCGTCGATGACGACGAACGGGAACGGCTTCATCTTCTACCTGGCCGGCTACTTCACGCTGATGCGGATGGCGGCGCTGCCCTCCGCCGGCACGGTGTGGAACTACCGTACCTACACTGGCTTCATCACCGGCCGCGCCGGGTCCTATGGATTCGACGAGGACGTGCGCCTGGCGGCGATTCCCGGCCTGAGGGCGCGGATCACGTACTCGGGCTCCACGCTCGACGCGTCCACCACCACGGCCGAGGCCCTCGAACGCGTGCACACGGTGCCGGATCCGTACTACGTCACTAACGCGCTCGAGATTTCTTCGACGACGAAGGTGCTACAGTTCGTCAACCTGCCCGCGCAGGCGATCATCCGGATCTACAGCCTGAGCGGCGTGCTGGTGAACATCGTGTCGCACAACGACAACACCGGCGGTGGGGCGGCGGTCTGGAACATGCGCAACCGGAACAACCAGTTCGTCGCAAGCGGCGTGTACTTCTATCACGTCGAGACGCCGGACGGCCGCCGGAAGATCGGCCGTTTCACGGTGGTGAACAAT